Proteins from a genomic interval of Channa argus isolate prfri chromosome 11, Channa argus male v1.0, whole genome shotgun sequence:
- the si:dkeyp-117b11.1 gene encoding B-cell linker protein isoform X1 gives MSFFGKLKNLHSGPPAPPKRIDNNEDFQWPKDEFDDGEGDIYEPTPTERQAVKVPQRQVADNVYLERTSTPAAPQRQAAPPPRPGKPLKHQPHAEDFFHDLNVKKPPEIDRNEKPGRQMKMPPQPVRSAPTLLPASNTEEDVYLDPNEEQEDSEYLYLEPTAACSPPPRAPMRKPPSPKAAFVPSPIPMMKPPVPRVKSNSVLPSLNEIKPVASVEARRATFPTKPPQPTPGVKPTLPTFLKEAKPSPPNPPVADTKPVASSIGMRPAKQFRMEDKEWFAGDCNRKTAEELLMRVNKDGAFLIRHSSAQNRRQPYTLAVLYQQKVYNIPIRFMEETQGYALGKEGKMNEEIFTSLHEMISHHKNNQLFLIDSKSQAKHTAYLTHPARP, from the exons ATG AGCTTCTTTGGAAAACTGAAGAACCT ACACAGTGGACCCCCAGCTCCACCTAAAAGGATAG ATAACAATGAAGACTTTCAGTGGCCAAAGGATGAGTTT GATGACGGAGAAGGGGATATATATGAACCTACTCCCACTGAGCGTCAGGCTGTGAAAGTTCCACAAAGACAAGTGGCGGACAACGTATATTTGG AGAGGACGTCCACTCCTGCAGCTCCACAGAGGCAGGCAGCTCCTCCACCCAGACCAGGAAAACCATTG AAACATCAACCGCATGCTGAGGACTTCTTCCATGACCTCAACGTCAAGAAAC CACCAGAGATAGACAGAAATGAGAAGCCTGGGAGACAGATGAAGATGCCCCCTCAACCTGTCCGATCTGCTCCTACTCTACTTCCTGCATCCAACACTGAGGAAG atGTGTATCTggatccaaatgaagaacag GAAGACAGTGAATACCTGTATTTAGAACCAACAGCAG CTTGCTCTCCTCCACCACGTGCACCAATGAGGAAGCCTCCATCTCCTAAGGCAGCATTTGTACCTTCTCCTATTCCCAT GATGAAACCTCCTGTTCCCAGAGTGAAGTCT AATTCAGTCTTGCCTTCTTTGAATGAGATAAAACCAG TTGCTTCAGTTGAAGCAAGGCGTGCCACATTTCCCACCAAACCCCCTCAACCAACTCCCGGTGTTAAGCCCACACTGCCTACATTCCTGAAGGAAGCTAAACCCAG CCCTCCAAATCCTCCTGTTGCAGATACTAAACCTGTGG CCTCTTCTATTGGCATGAGGCCTGCCAAACAGTTTAGGATGGAG GACAAAGAATGGTTTGCTGGCGACTGTAACAGGAAGACAGCAGAGGAACTCTTGATGAGGGTCAACAAG GACGGTGCCTTTCTCATCCGACACAGCTCAGCCCAGAACCGCCGCCAACCATACACACTAGCTGTGCTCTACCAACAGAAAGTGTACAACATTCCCATCCGCTTCATGGAGGAAACACAAGGCTATGCCCTTGGAAAGGAGGGCAAAATGAATGAAGAG ATTTTCACCAGTCTCCATGAAATGATCTCTCACCACAAGAATAACCAGCTGTTTTTGATTGACAGCAAGAGTCAGGCCAAGCACACAGCGTATTTAACTCACCCTGCACGCCCTTAA
- the si:dkeyp-117b11.1 gene encoding B-cell linker protein isoform X2, giving the protein MDDGEGDIYEPTPTERQAVKVPQRQVADNVYLERTSTPAAPQRQAAPPPRPGKPLKHQPHAEDFFHDLNVKKPPEIDRNEKPGRQMKMPPQPVRSAPTLLPASNTEEDVYLDPNEEQEDSEYLYLEPTAACSPPPRAPMRKPPSPKAAFVPSPIPMMKPPVPRVKSNSVLPSLNEIKPVASVEARRATFPTKPPQPTPGVKPTLPTFLKEAKPSPPNPPVADTKPVASSIGMRPAKQFRMEDKEWFAGDCNRKTAEELLMRVNKDGAFLIRHSSAQNRRQPYTLAVLYQQKVYNIPIRFMEETQGYALGKEGKMNEEIFTSLHEMISHHKNNQLFLIDSKSQAKHTAYLTHPARP; this is encoded by the exons ATG GATGACGGAGAAGGGGATATATATGAACCTACTCCCACTGAGCGTCAGGCTGTGAAAGTTCCACAAAGACAAGTGGCGGACAACGTATATTTGG AGAGGACGTCCACTCCTGCAGCTCCACAGAGGCAGGCAGCTCCTCCACCCAGACCAGGAAAACCATTG AAACATCAACCGCATGCTGAGGACTTCTTCCATGACCTCAACGTCAAGAAAC CACCAGAGATAGACAGAAATGAGAAGCCTGGGAGACAGATGAAGATGCCCCCTCAACCTGTCCGATCTGCTCCTACTCTACTTCCTGCATCCAACACTGAGGAAG atGTGTATCTggatccaaatgaagaacag GAAGACAGTGAATACCTGTATTTAGAACCAACAGCAG CTTGCTCTCCTCCACCACGTGCACCAATGAGGAAGCCTCCATCTCCTAAGGCAGCATTTGTACCTTCTCCTATTCCCAT GATGAAACCTCCTGTTCCCAGAGTGAAGTCT AATTCAGTCTTGCCTTCTTTGAATGAGATAAAACCAG TTGCTTCAGTTGAAGCAAGGCGTGCCACATTTCCCACCAAACCCCCTCAACCAACTCCCGGTGTTAAGCCCACACTGCCTACATTCCTGAAGGAAGCTAAACCCAG CCCTCCAAATCCTCCTGTTGCAGATACTAAACCTGTGG CCTCTTCTATTGGCATGAGGCCTGCCAAACAGTTTAGGATGGAG GACAAAGAATGGTTTGCTGGCGACTGTAACAGGAAGACAGCAGAGGAACTCTTGATGAGGGTCAACAAG GACGGTGCCTTTCTCATCCGACACAGCTCAGCCCAGAACCGCCGCCAACCATACACACTAGCTGTGCTCTACCAACAGAAAGTGTACAACATTCCCATCCGCTTCATGGAGGAAACACAAGGCTATGCCCTTGGAAAGGAGGGCAAAATGAATGAAGAG ATTTTCACCAGTCTCCATGAAATGATCTCTCACCACAAGAATAACCAGCTGTTTTTGATTGACAGCAAGAGTCAGGCCAAGCACACAGCGTATTTAACTCACCCTGCACGCCCTTAA